The following coding sequences lie in one Apium graveolens cultivar Ventura chromosome 1, ASM990537v1, whole genome shotgun sequence genomic window:
- the LOC141714427 gene encoding uncharacterized protein LOC141714427 yields MKCYVDDMIIKSLFRDHAEDLRECFKTVRSNDMKINLSKCTFRVASGKFLGYMLFKLSQITKKNNSRDDALSRLRSAETQSLTGSIYLTEVKIPSIDKNQCMEIHQVITWMTPILAFLEIVTFPLSKKETQKVRYRASYTIINGKLYRRSASSPLLRCLDMEEQKLALETVHEGICGEHLAGRALAFKILR; encoded by the exons ATGAAATGTTATGTGGACGACATGATTATCAAATCACTTTTTCGAGATCATGCCGAAGATCTCCGAGAATGCTTTAAAACCGTGAGAAGCAACGATATGAAGATTAATCTGAGCAAGTGTACGTTCAGAGTTGCTAGTGGAAAGTTTCTGGGTTATATG TTGTTCAAATTGAGTCAAATTACAAAGAAAAATAACAGTAGAGACGATGCGTTATCCCGTCTGAGATCGGCCGAGACTCAAAGTCTTACTGGTTCTATTTACCTCACCGAAGTGAAGATCCCTTCAATTGACAAGAATCAATGTATGGAAATTCACCAAGTGATAACTTGGATGACGCCGATCTTGGCCTTCTTGGAAATTGTAACGTTTCCCCTCAGTAAAAAGGAGACGCAGAAAGTCAGATACAGAGCGAGCTACACCATCATAAATGGAAAACTTTATAGAAGGTCGGCCTCATCCCCACTTCTCCGATGTCTGGATATGGAAGAGCAGAAACTCGCTCTAGAGACGGTCCATGAAGGCATCTGTGGAGAACACCTTGCTGGAAGGGCTTTGGCCTTCAAGATTCTCCGATAA